From the Nodularia sp. NIES-3585 genome, one window contains:
- a CDS encoding TatD family hydrolase has protein sequence MQLIDTHVHINFDTFQADLASVRSRWQEAGVVRLVHSCVEPAEFSSIQTLAHQFPELSFAVGLHPLDVEKWHSETAAQIKSLASSEAKVVAIGEMGMDLYKADNYALQRIAFEAQLAIACELNLPVIIHCRDAAPQVREILQKWQENTGKSPRGVMHCWGGTPEETQWFLDLGFYISFSGTVTFKNAKAIQASATMVTSDRLLVETDCPFLSPVPKRGEKRNEPAYVRYVAEQVAHLRGETLEAIAAQTTQNACELFGLAL, from the coding sequence ATGCAGCTGATTGATACTCACGTCCACATTAATTTTGATACATTTCAGGCGGATTTAGCATCAGTGCGATCGCGATGGCAAGAAGCCGGTGTAGTACGCCTCGTACACTCCTGCGTCGAACCTGCGGAATTTTCCAGTATTCAAACCCTAGCACACCAGTTTCCCGAACTCAGCTTTGCCGTTGGTTTACATCCCTTAGATGTTGAGAAATGGCACAGCGAAACAGCCGCACAAATCAAATCCTTGGCTAGTTCCGAAGCGAAAGTGGTCGCAATTGGGGAAATGGGTATGGATCTTTACAAAGCAGACAACTATGCACTTCAACGCATAGCCTTTGAAGCTCAACTAGCGATCGCCTGTGAACTCAATCTACCAGTGATTATTCATTGTCGTGATGCAGCCCCACAAGTTAGGGAAATACTGCAAAAATGGCAGGAAAACACAGGAAAAAGCCCTAGAGGTGTCATGCATTGTTGGGGTGGCACACCAGAGGAAACCCAATGGTTTCTAGACTTAGGCTTCTACATTAGTTTTAGCGGGACAGTTACATTCAAAAACGCGAAAGCTATTCAAGCCTCGGCCACCATGGTCACAAGCGATCGCCTGCTAGTTGAAACAGACTGCCCTTTTTTGTCTCCAGTCCCCAAACGGGGTGAAAAACGCAACGAGCCAGCCTATGTTCGTTATGTAGCCGAACAAGTAGCTCATTTGCGTGGGGAAACATTAGAAGCGATCGCCGCTCAAACCACCCAGAATGCTTGTGAGTTATTTGGATTAGCACTATAA
- a CDS encoding DNA-directed RNA polymerase subunit gamma, whose translation MRPAQTNQFDYVKIGLASPERIRQWGERTLPNGQLVGEVTKPETINYRTLKPEMDGLFCERIFGPAKDWECHCGKYKRVRHRGIVCERCGVEVTESRVRRHRMGYIKLAAPVAHVWYLKGIPSYISILLDMPLRDVEQIVYFNSYVVLSPGNAETLSYKQLLSEDQWLEIEDQIYSEDSLLQGVEVGIGAEALLRLLADINLEQEAENLREEIGNAKGQKRAKLIKRLRVIDNFIATGSKPEWMVMAVIPVIPPDLRPMVQLDGGRFATSDLNDLYRRVINRNNRLARLQEILAPEIIVRNEKRMLQEAVDALIDNGRRGRTVVGANNRPLKSLSDIIEGKQGRFRQNLLGKRVDYSGRSVIVVGPKLKIHQCGLPREMAIELFQPFVINRLIRSGMVNNIKAAKKLISRNDPSVWDVLEEVIEGHPVMLNRAPTLHRLGIQAFEPVLVEGRAIQLHPLVCPAFNADFDGDQMAVHVPLSLESQAEARLLMLASNNVLSPATGRPIITPSQDMVLGAYYLTAENPGATKGTGRYYASMEDVIMAFQQDQVDLHAYIYVRFDGEVECDQPDKEPLEVTENADGTRTLLYKFRRVREDAQGNLISQYVRTTPGRVIYNNAIQEALAV comes from the coding sequence ATGAGACCCGCCCAAACTAATCAGTTTGACTACGTTAAAATCGGTTTAGCATCACCGGAACGCATCAGGCAATGGGGTGAGCGCACACTACCTAATGGCCAACTCGTTGGTGAAGTGACGAAGCCGGAAACAATTAATTACCGTACTCTGAAGCCAGAGATGGACGGCTTATTTTGTGAGCGCATCTTTGGCCCAGCTAAAGATTGGGAATGTCATTGTGGGAAGTATAAGAGAGTCCGTCACCGTGGTATTGTGTGTGAGCGTTGTGGTGTAGAGGTCACCGAGTCGCGGGTGCGTCGTCACCGCATGGGATACATTAAACTCGCCGCCCCAGTCGCCCACGTTTGGTATCTCAAAGGTATCCCTAGTTACATTTCCATTCTGCTGGATATGCCCTTGCGGGATGTGGAGCAGATCGTCTACTTCAACTCTTATGTTGTTCTGAGTCCCGGTAATGCGGAAACATTAAGCTACAAACAGCTACTCAGTGAAGACCAATGGTTGGAAATTGAAGACCAAATATATAGCGAAGATTCTCTGTTGCAGGGCGTAGAAGTAGGCATCGGAGCAGAAGCATTACTGCGTTTGCTGGCTGATATTAATTTAGAGCAAGAAGCCGAAAACCTGCGAGAGGAAATTGGTAACGCTAAGGGACAGAAGCGAGCCAAACTGATTAAACGGTTACGGGTAATTGATAATTTCATCGCTACTGGTTCCAAACCAGAGTGGATGGTCATGGCTGTGATTCCGGTAATTCCTCCTGACCTGCGCCCAATGGTACAGCTAGATGGTGGACGGTTTGCCACCAGTGATTTGAATGATTTGTATCGTCGGGTAATTAACCGGAATAATCGTTTGGCGCGTCTGCAAGAGATTTTAGCACCAGAAATTATTGTGCGGAACGAAAAGCGGATGCTGCAAGAAGCGGTGGATGCTTTGATTGACAATGGTCGTCGGGGACGGACGGTAGTAGGGGCAAATAACCGACCGCTGAAGTCTTTATCTGACATTATCGAAGGTAAACAAGGACGTTTCCGCCAAAACTTGTTGGGTAAACGGGTTGACTACTCTGGACGTTCTGTGATTGTGGTGGGACCGAAACTGAAGATTCACCAGTGCGGTTTGCCTAGAGAAATGGCTATTGAGTTATTTCAGCCCTTTGTGATTAATCGCCTGATTCGTAGCGGCATGGTGAATAATATCAAAGCTGCTAAAAAGTTGATTTCTCGCAATGACCCCAGTGTGTGGGATGTGCTAGAAGAGGTGATTGAAGGACACCCGGTGATGCTGAACCGTGCGCCAACGCTGCACCGTTTAGGTATTCAGGCTTTTGAACCAGTCTTGGTGGAAGGACGAGCAATTCAACTACACCCGTTGGTATGTCCGGCTTTTAACGCTGACTTTGATGGTGACCAAATGGCGGTACACGTGCCGCTGTCTCTAGAAAGTCAGGCTGAAGCTCGGTTGTTGATGCTGGCTTCTAATAATGTTTTGTCACCAGCTACAGGTAGACCGATTATTACCCCTAGCCAAGACATGGTATTGGGAGCATATTATTTAACGGCAGAAAACCCTGGGGCTACTAAGGGTACTGGTAGATATTATGCTTCCATGGAGGATGTAATTATGGCTTTCCAACAAGACCAGGTGGATTTACACGCTTACATCTATGTGCGGTTTGATGGTGAGGTGGAATGCGACCAACCAGATAAAGAACCTCTGGAAGTAACAGAAAACGCCGATGGAACTCGGACTTTGCTGTATAAGTTCCGCCGAGTGAGAGAG
- the rpsT gene encoding 30S ribosomal protein S20, translated as MANTKSALKRAQIGERNRLRNKAYKSAVRTLMKKYFSAVDVYAANPNSELEQEVQVRLSEAVSKIDKAVKRGVLHPNNGARKKSRLARKLKPLAQASAQ; from the coding sequence GTGGCGAATACAAAATCTGCTCTCAAACGCGCCCAAATCGGAGAACGCAATCGTTTGCGTAACAAAGCTTACAAGTCAGCAGTAAGAACGCTGATGAAAAAATACTTTAGTGCCGTAGATGTCTATGCAGCTAATCCTAACTCAGAATTAGAACAAGAAGTACAAGTAAGGTTGTCTGAAGCTGTCAGCAAAATTGACAAGGCTGTAAAGCGTGGTGTTCTCCACCCCAATAATGGCGCTCGGAAAAAATCGAGATTGGCTCGCAAACTCAAGCCACTGGCTCAAGCATCTGCTCAGTAG
- the rpoB gene encoding DNA-directed RNA polymerase subunit beta, whose amino-acid sequence MTTDTTYNMESAFLLPDLIEIQRSSFRWFLEEGLIEELNSFSPITDYTGKLELHFLGHNYKLKEPKYSVEESKRRDSTYAVQMYVPTRLLNKETGDIKEQEVFIGDLPLMTDRGTFIINGAERVIVNQIVRSPGVYYKSEIDKNGRRTYSASLIPNRGAWLKFETDRNDLVWVRIDKTRKLSAQVLLKALGLSDNEIFDALRHPEYFQKTIEKEGQFSEEEALMELYRKLRPGEPPTVLGGQQLLDSRFFDPKRYDLGRVGRYKLNKKLRLSVPDTMRVLSPGDILAAVDYLINLEYDIGNIDDIDHLGNRRVRSVGELLQNQVRVGLNRLERIIRERMTVSDAEVLTPASLVNPKPLVAAIKEFFGSSQLSQFMDQTNPLAELTHKRRLSALGPGGLTRERAGFAVRDIHPSHYGRICPIETPEGPNAGLIGSLATHARVNLYGFLETPFRPVENGRVRFDLPPVYMTADEEDDLRTATGDIPVDENGYIKGPQVPVRYRQDWATTTPEQVDYVAVSPVQIVSVATSMIPFLEHDDANRALMGSNMQRQAVPLLKPERPLVGTGLEAQGARDSGMVVVSRTDGDVTYVDATEIRVRPKGGNSEIRYRLSKYQRSNQDTCLNQKPLVRIGERVVAGQVLADGSATEGGELALGQNIVLAYMPWEGYNYEDAILISEKLVQDDVYTSIHIEKYEIEARQTKLGPEEITREIPNVGEDALRQLDEQGIIRIGAWVEAGDILVGKVTPKGESDQPPEEKLLRAIFGEKARDVRDNSLRVPNGEKGRVVDVRLFTREQGDELPPGANMVVRVYVAQKRKIQVGDKMAGRHGNKGIISRILPVEDMPYLADGSTVDIVLNPLGVPSRMNVGQVFECMLGWAAHTLGVRFKITPFDEMYGEETSRSLVHGKLQEARDETGKDWVYNPDNPGKIMVFDGRTGEPFDRPITVGVAYILKLVHLVDDKIHARSTGPYSLVTQQPLGGKAQQGGQRFGEMEVWALEAFGAAYTLQELLTVKSDDMQGRNEALNAIVKGKSIPRPGTPESFKVLMRELQSLGLDIAVHKVETQPDGSSLDVEVDLMADQSARRTPPRPTYESLSRESLEGEE is encoded by the coding sequence ATGACTACAGATACTACATATAATATGGAATCCGCCTTTTTGTTGCCCGACTTGATTGAAATCCAGCGGTCAAGTTTTCGCTGGTTTTTAGAAGAAGGGCTGATAGAAGAACTCAACTCCTTTAGTCCGATTACAGACTACACAGGCAAACTAGAACTGCACTTTTTAGGCCATAACTACAAACTCAAAGAGCCAAAGTACAGCGTTGAGGAATCTAAACGGCGGGATAGTACCTATGCCGTGCAAATGTATGTTCCCACCCGCCTGTTGAACAAAGAAACCGGGGATATTAAAGAACAAGAAGTATTTATTGGGGATTTGCCCTTAATGACAGACCGCGGTACGTTTATTATTAACGGAGCCGAGCGGGTAATTGTCAACCAGATAGTGCGATCGCCTGGAGTTTACTACAAATCAGAAATCGATAAAAACGGGCGGCGGACTTATTCAGCTAGCTTAATCCCTAACCGGGGAGCTTGGCTAAAATTTGAAACAGACCGTAACGATTTGGTGTGGGTACGCATCGACAAAACCCGTAAACTCTCAGCCCAGGTACTATTAAAAGCCCTCGGCTTATCAGACAACGAAATATTTGATGCCCTGCGCCACCCTGAATATTTCCAAAAAACCATCGAAAAAGAAGGGCAATTTTCCGAAGAAGAAGCCCTGATGGAGTTGTACCGGAAATTACGTCCCGGTGAACCACCCACAGTATTAGGTGGACAACAGCTATTAGACTCCCGCTTCTTCGACCCTAAACGTTATGACCTTGGTCGCGTTGGTCGTTATAAACTCAACAAAAAATTACGACTGTCTGTTCCCGACACCATGCGCGTCTTAAGTCCTGGGGACATCTTAGCAGCAGTAGACTACCTGATTAACCTGGAATATGATATCGGTAATATCGACGACATTGACCACTTAGGCAATCGTCGAGTCAGAAGCGTCGGCGAACTCCTACAAAACCAAGTCAGAGTCGGATTAAACCGTCTAGAGCGGATTATTCGGGAACGGATGACCGTATCAGATGCCGAAGTTTTAACCCCAGCCTCCTTAGTCAACCCTAAACCATTGGTAGCAGCAATCAAAGAATTCTTTGGTTCTAGCCAATTAAGTCAGTTCATGGATCAAACAAATCCCCTAGCAGAACTGACCCACAAACGCCGCCTCAGCGCCCTTGGCCCTGGTGGTTTAACTCGTGAACGGGCAGGATTTGCCGTCCGAGATATTCACCCTTCTCACTACGGCAGAATTTGCCCCATTGAAACACCAGAAGGACCAAACGCCGGTTTGATTGGTTCCTTAGCCACCCATGCGCGAGTCAACCTCTACGGATTTCTCGAAACCCCCTTTAGACCAGTAGAAAATGGTCGGGTGCGATTTGACCTACCGCCTGTCTACATGACAGCCGACGAAGAAGACGACCTGCGGACTGCCACAGGTGACATTCCCGTAGATGAGAATGGCTACATTAAGGGACCACAAGTGCCAGTCCGCTATCGCCAAGACTGGGCAACCACCACCCCCGAACAAGTGGATTACGTAGCTGTGTCCCCAGTGCAAATTGTGTCTGTAGCTACCAGCATGATTCCCTTTTTGGAACATGACGACGCTAACCGTGCGCTGATGGGTTCCAATATGCAACGGCAAGCAGTACCCCTGCTCAAGCCAGAGCGTCCCCTGGTTGGTACTGGTTTAGAAGCCCAAGGCGCGAGAGACTCAGGAATGGTTGTGGTTTCCCGTACGGATGGCGATGTCACCTACGTAGATGCTACAGAAATTCGTGTTCGTCCTAAAGGCGGTAACTCAGAAATTAGGTATCGGCTGTCTAAATACCAAAGATCCAACCAAGACACTTGTTTAAATCAAAAACCCCTCGTCCGCATTGGTGAGCGAGTTGTTGCTGGTCAAGTGCTAGCGGATGGTTCAGCCACTGAAGGTGGTGAATTAGCCTTGGGTCAAAATATTGTCCTCGCCTATATGCCTTGGGAAGGGTATAACTACGAAGACGCAATTTTGATATCCGAAAAACTGGTACAAGATGATGTCTACACCTCAATTCACATTGAAAAATATGAAATTGAAGCCAGACAAACCAAACTTGGCCCAGAAGAAATCACCAGAGAAATTCCCAACGTCGGGGAAGATGCCCTGCGTCAGTTAGATGAACAGGGAATTATCCGCATCGGTGCTTGGGTAGAAGCAGGAGATATTCTGGTAGGAAAAGTTACACCAAAAGGTGAATCTGATCAACCACCAGAAGAAAAACTGTTGCGTGCCATCTTTGGCGAAAAAGCGCGGGATGTGCGAGATAACTCCCTGCGAGTTCCCAACGGTGAAAAAGGACGCGTCGTTGACGTGCGTTTATTTACCCGCGAACAAGGCGATGAATTACCACCGGGAGCCAACATGGTGGTGCGGGTCTATGTAGCCCAAAAACGCAAAATCCAAGTGGGCGATAAAATGGCAGGTCGCCACGGTAATAAAGGGATTATTTCTCGGATATTACCTGTGGAAGATATGCCTTACTTAGCAGATGGTTCCACAGTGGACATCGTGCTAAACCCCTTGGGTGTACCTAGTCGGATGAACGTCGGACAGGTATTTGAATGTATGTTGGGCTGGGCTGCTCATACTTTAGGAGTCCGGTTTAAAATTACTCCCTTTGATGAAATGTATGGGGAAGAGACATCCCGCAGCCTTGTACATGGCAAACTGCAAGAAGCACGGGACGAAACAGGCAAAGATTGGGTATACAACCCAGATAACCCTGGCAAAATCATGGTGTTTGATGGTCGTACAGGCGAACCCTTTGACCGACCAATCACCGTAGGCGTAGCTTATATTCTCAAGCTCGTGCATTTGGTGGACGACAAGATTCACGCTCGTTCCACAGGGCCATACTCGCTGGTAACACAGCAACCCTTGGGTGGTAAAGCCCAACAAGGTGGTCAGCGCTTTGGGGAAATGGAAGTGTGGGCTTTGGAAGCATTTGGTGCAGCTTACACCTTGCAGGAATTGCTGACAGTCAAATCAGACGATATGCAAGGTCGGAATGAAGCGTTAAATGCCATTGTTAAAGGCAAATCAATTCCTCGACCAGGAACACCAGAATCCTTCAAGGTGCTAATGCGAGAACTGCAATCATTAGGATTAGACATCGCCGTACATAAGGTAGAAACCCAACCTGATGGTAGTTCCTTAGATGTGGAAGTCGATTTAATGGCAGACCAATCAGCCCGGCGCACACCTCCTCGACCAACCTACGAATCTCTCTCCCGCGAATCTCTAGAAGGGGAAGAGTAG
- a CDS encoding universal stress protein, giving the protein MLKNVLVALDGSEIVERVIQTLNDLVLTSDAKVILCHVFLPPQSEIELPADRPDPKSSKFSDFHIEKQLLSYKEKLSFDSELELVTGDPAVEIIRIANIYKADLILVGSRGLVGMKRIVLGSVSTQVVEEANCSVLVVKPA; this is encoded by the coding sequence GTGCTAAAAAATGTTTTGGTAGCTCTTGACGGGTCGGAAATTGTGGAACGAGTTATTCAAACTTTAAATGATTTGGTGTTGACCAGTGATGCCAAGGTGATTCTCTGTCATGTATTTCTGCCCCCACAGTCAGAGATAGAACTACCCGCAGACCGCCCTGATCCAAAATCCTCAAAGTTTTCTGATTTTCATATTGAAAAACAGCTGTTAAGTTATAAAGAAAAGTTATCATTCGACAGTGAATTAGAGTTGGTAACCGGCGATCCTGCGGTGGAAATTATTCGTATTGCCAATATTTACAAAGCTGATTTAATTCTCGTTGGCAGTCGCGGATTAGTTGGCATGAAGCGAATTGTTTTGGGTTCTGTCAGCACTCAAGTAGTGGAAGAGGCTAATTGTTCGGTTTTAGTGGTAAAGCCAGCTTAA
- the hisD gene encoding histidinol dehydrogenase: MLRIITQQADVVSELQRICNRTHDEHVLHKEATVREVLQAVQRQGDKAVLHYTAEFDHQTLKAEELRVTGSEMDAAYQQVSKDLLQAIQLAGCQIESFHRQRVPKSWVHFGDDDVVVGKRYTPVDCAGLYVPGGRAAYPSTVLMNAIPAKVAGVPRVVMVTPPGARTAIHPAVLVAAQEAGIQEIYRVGGAQAIAALAYGTETIPKVNVITGPGNIYVTLAKKLVYGTVGIDSLAGPSEVLIIADETANPVNVAADLLAQAEHDPMAAAILLTTDTALAKNVQVAVERQLVDHPRRIDTEKAIAHYGLIVVVESLSAAAAFSNEFAPEHLELEVKDPWALLPQIRHAGAIFLGYSTPEAVGDYLAGPNHTLPTSGAARYASPLGVETFLKHSSIIQYSPTALQKVAGAIDALATAEGLPSHKDSVRRRIQQEE, translated from the coding sequence ATGCTGCGAATCATTACTCAGCAGGCAGACGTTGTATCAGAACTACAACGTATCTGCAATCGTACTCACGATGAACACGTGCTTCACAAAGAAGCAACTGTGCGCGAAGTATTGCAAGCAGTGCAGCGCCAAGGCGACAAAGCTGTTTTGCATTATACAGCTGAATTCGATCATCAAACTCTCAAAGCAGAGGAATTGCGTGTTACTGGCTCCGAAATGGATGCAGCCTACCAACAGGTGTCGAAGGATTTACTCCAGGCGATTCAGTTGGCTGGTTGCCAAATTGAATCATTTCACCGCCAGCGTGTTCCGAAAAGTTGGGTACACTTTGGCGATGATGATGTGGTGGTGGGCAAACGCTATACTCCTGTAGACTGTGCAGGTTTATATGTGCCTGGTGGTCGTGCGGCCTATCCCAGTACTGTCCTGATGAATGCTATTCCAGCTAAGGTGGCTGGTGTGCCTCGTGTGGTGATGGTAACGCCTCCTGGTGCGAGAACAGCAATTCACCCGGCGGTTTTGGTAGCTGCACAAGAAGCAGGCATACAAGAAATTTATCGTGTTGGGGGGGCGCAAGCGATCGCGGCTTTGGCTTATGGTACAGAAACGATTCCTAAAGTCAATGTCATTACTGGGCCTGGCAATATTTATGTCACTTTAGCTAAAAAACTGGTTTACGGTACTGTTGGCATTGATTCTTTGGCAGGACCGAGTGAAGTATTAATTATTGCCGATGAAACAGCCAATCCGGTGAATGTGGCGGCTGATTTGTTGGCGCAAGCTGAACATGACCCGATGGCCGCAGCTATTTTGTTGACCACTGACACTGCTTTAGCCAAAAACGTGCAAGTAGCGGTGGAAAGACAATTAGTTGATCATCCCAGACGGATAGATACAGAGAAAGCGATCGCTCATTATGGCTTAATTGTGGTTGTAGAGTCTTTGTCAGCAGCAGCAGCATTTTCCAATGAATTTGCTCCCGAACATTTAGAGTTAGAAGTTAAAGATCCTTGGGCATTACTTCCTCAAATTCGTCACGCTGGGGCTATATTCTTGGGCTATTCTACACCTGAAGCTGTAGGAGACTATTTGGCAGGGCCTAACCACACCTTGCCGACTTCCGGGGCTGCTCGTTATGCTTCACCTTTAGGAGTGGAAACATTTCTCAAACATTCTAGTATTATTCAATACTCACCTACTGCATTACAAAAGGTGGCTGGGGCAATTGATGCACTAGCAACAGCCGAGGGCTTACCGTCTCATAAAGATTCGGTAAGACGCAGAATTCAGCAGGAAGAGTGA